A single genomic interval of Schistocerca americana isolate TAMUIC-IGC-003095 chromosome 2, iqSchAmer2.1, whole genome shotgun sequence harbors:
- the LOC124595164 gene encoding uncharacterized protein LOC124595164 isoform X1, with the protein MKAALLLVAALVAVAEVHGQPEESTTVTISSDNLTTSNITAERTFLAKSSYTGDDDTICVESDNKFYLYVNVLKLYSCYNQLRKVYVVKPRSQCEPHLSDCPRH; encoded by the exons ATGAAGGCTGCTCTGTTGCTTGTTGCTG CGCTGGTAGCAGTGGCGGAGGTCCACGGGCAACCAGAAGAGTCTACCACCGTCACCATTTCGAGTGACAATCTAACCACCAGCAACATCACAGCGGAGAGAACATTTTTGGCGAAGTCATCGTACACGGGAGATGACGATACCATTTGTGTAGAGTCAGACAACAAGTTCTACTTGTATGTTAATGTGTTGAAGCTCTATTCTTGCTACAACCAGCTACGGAAAG tttacgtggtgaaaccaaggaGTCAGTGTGAACCACACCTGTCAGATTGTCCCAGGCACTAG